The genomic segment CCTGCCCCGCCGTGGCACGGCGCTTCTCGTCCTGCTCGGCGCGGTAGGCCGTCCTGGCGTCCATGCGCTCGTAGTACTGTTCCCGACGTTCGCTGGTCGTACGACGGGAGTTGGGCGCGAAGCGGGGGTCGGTGCCTCGCGGCGCCGTCATCAGCTCAGCAGCCGAGCGCATCGAGGGCTCCCAGTCGAAGATGAGACCGTCGCCCTCGCCGATGACGACCGTCGCGCCGGGGGTCGCCCCCAGGCGGAACAGCTCGTCCTCGACACCGAGACGCTCGAGTCGATCGGCCAGGTATCCGACGGCCTCCTCGTTCTGGAAGTCGGTCTGCTGGACCCAGCGCACCGGCTTCTCGCCGAGGATTCGGTAGTACGTGCCGTAGGAACCGCCCTCGACGCGGATGCTGAACGGCTTCTGCGCACCCTTGGGGCGGATGACGACGCGCTCGGTGGGCACCTCGACGGCGGTCTCGGCGCGGTGCTTCTCGACGATCTCGCCGAGAGCGAAGGTCAGCGGCCGCAGCCCCTCGTGGGAGACCGTGGAGATGTCGAAGACGCGGAAGCCGCGCGCTTCGAGCTCGGGACGGACGAGGTCTGCGAGGTCGCGCGCCTCAGGGACGTCGATCTTGTTCAGGGCGACGAGCTGCGGACGCTCGAGGAGCGGCGTCTGCCCCTCTGGCACCTCATATGCGGCGAGCTCCGCGAGGATCACGTCGAGGTCGGAGATGGGGTCGCGGCCCGGTTCGAGGGTCGCGCAGTCGAGCACGTGCAGAAGCGCAGAGCAGCGCTCGACGTGACGGAGGAACTCGAGACCGAGCCCGCGTCCCTCACTCGCCCCTTCGATGAGGCCGGGCACATCGGCGACCGTGTACCGCGCGTCCCCCGCCTGGACGACCCCGAGGTTCGGGTGCAGCGTCGTGAAGGGGTAATCCGCGATCTTCGGACGAGCGGCGGAGACCGCCGCGATCAGGCTGGACTTCCCCGCAGACGGGTAGCCGACGAGCGCGACGTCCGCGACGGTCTTGAGCTCGAGGACGACATCGCCCTCGAATCCAGGAGTGCCGAGCAGAGCGAAGCCGGGAGCCTTCCGCTTCGGGCCGGCGAGGGCCGCGTTGCCCAGCCCCCCGCGACCGCCCTCTGCGACGACGAACCGCTCGCCGGGGGTGACCATGTCGATGAGGACTTCACCCTCGGGCGTCTTGACGACGGTGCCGACGGGGACCGGAAGCTCGAGGGTCTCCCCTTCGAAGCCGGAGCGGTGGTCGCCCATGCCGAATCCACCGTTCCCGGAGGCGCGGTGCGGTGAGTGGTGGTACGACAGGAGCGTTCCGGTCTGCGGGTCGGCGACGAGCACGATGTCGCCACCGTCTCCGCCGTTACCCCCATCCGGACCACCGAGCGGCTTGAACTTCTCACGGTGAACGGACACACAGCCGTTGCCGCCCTTGCCGGCGCGCAGATGCAGCGTCACCGTGTCGACGAACGTGACCATGTGTAACTCCCTGGATACGCGGACGGGGCGAGCCGAAGCCCGCCCCGAACCGGATGTCTACTGTGCTGCGATTACTGAGCAGCGGCGACGATGTTGACGACCTTGCGGCCGCCCTTCGCGCCGAACTCGACTGCGCCCGCTTCGAGAGCGAACAGCGTGTCGTCACCGCCACGGCCGACGTTCACGCCGGGGTGGAAGTGGGTGCCGCGCTGACGGACGATGATCTCGCCGGCGTTGACCTGCTGACCGCCGAAGCGCTTCACGCCAAGTCGCTGGGCGTTGGAGTCACGACCGTTGCGGGTGGAGCTTGCGCCCTTTTTGTGTGCCATGTCCTTTGCCTCTTCTGCTTACTTGATGCCGGTGATCTTGACGCGCGTGAGCTCCTGGCGGTGGCCCTGACGCTTCTTGTAGCCGGTCTTGTTCTTGTACTTCTGGATGACGATCTTCGGGCCGCGGAGGTTGCCGATGACCTCGGCCGTGACCGTGACCTTCGCCAGCTTGTCGGCGTCGGTGGTCACCGTCGAACCGTCGACGAGAAGGACTGCGGGCAGTTCGATCTTCTCACCCTGAGCAGCCTGAACACGGTCGAGCTGAACGATCGTGCCGACCTCGACCTTCTCCTGCCGCCCACCGGCGCGCACTACTGCGTAAACCACTTGATACCTGTTTCGTTGGGGAGCGGATAGCTCCGAAAATCTCACGGGAAGACTGTGCCTGCGTTCGTCTCAGGTCCGACGGGTACGAGCACAAGGCTCCGGCCTGTCACCCGCTGGGGACGACGCAGCTCACGCACCAAGGGACTACTTTACCGGATGAGGCACTGTCTCGCAAAAGCTGACCGCGTCGTGTCGCCCCGCCGTAGGATCGCGAGGTGACCGTACTGATCGACGACCCCATCTGGCCCGCTCACGGACGGCTGTGGGCGCACCTGGTCAGCGACAGCAGCCTTGATGAGCTGCACGCCTTCGCCCGGCGCAACGCGCTTCCTCCGCGGTCGTTCGACCAGGACCACTACGACGTCCCCGAGGAGTCGCTGCCCCGACTCCTTGCCGCCGGCGCTGAGCGCGTCGGCGGCAAGGAGTTGGTGCGACGACTGATCGCGTCAGGACTTCGAGTCCCCGCCCGCGACAGACGCGGATGACGTGTTCACCGACACGGGCGTCCCGGTGAGGGCGGCAGTGGTCACTCGACGACGATTGCGCCCCTGACCCGGAGCCTTGGGCTCGGGCAGGGCGTCGAGGACGGAGTCCAGCAGCTGCTCCGCAGGGCTCTTGGGCGCAGCGCCACGGTCGGAGCCGCGCTTGCGGCGGGGCTTCTTCGGGCGCTCCTGAGCCGGGGCCTGCTCGACCTCGACGGCGGGTTCCGCCTCGGTCACCGGCTCCGCGCTGGGCGCGAGCGTGGAGGCTGCGATCTGCGCGAGCGCGGTCTTGGCCCCCTCGGGGATGGCGTGCGCCACCGGAGCGTTCTGCTGCGTGTTCTGGTTCTGCTGTCCCCCACCGCGCTGGCGACGTCCGCCGGTCTGCCCGTTGGAGTTCGAGCGGTGCTTGACGACGGGGTCGTGGTGCACGACCACGCCGCGACCGGCGCACACCTCGCACGCCTCGCTGAAGGTCTCCAGGAGCCCGAGACCGAGCTTCTTGCGGGTCATCTGGACCAGACCGAGCGAGGTGACCTCTGCCACCTGATGCTTCGTCCGGTCGCGGCTGAGGCACTCCACCAGACGGCGAAGCACGAGGTCCCGGTTGGACTCGAGCACCATGTCGATGAAGTCCACGACGATGATTCCGCCGATGTCACGCAGGCGCAGCTGGCGGACGATCTCCTCGGCCGCCTCCAGGTTGTTCTTGGTGACGGTCTCCTCGAGGTTTCCGCCCGAGCCGACGAACTTGCCGGTGTTGACGTCGACCACGGTCATCGCCTCGGTCCGGTCGATCACGAGCGATCCACCGGAGGGCAACCAGACCTTGCGGTCCAGCGCCTTCTCGATCTGCTCGGTGATCCGGAACGCGTCGAACGGGTCGACATCGTCCTCGTATGCCTCGACGCGCTCGAGGAGGTCGGGGGCGACGCTTTCGAGGTACGCACGGATCGTGCGCTGCGATTCCTCGCCCTGGATGAGCATCTTGGTGAAGTCCTCGTTGAAGACGTCGCGGACGATCTTGACGAGCAGGTCGGGCTCGGCGTGCAGCAGCGCGGGTGCCTGCTGGCTCGCCACCTGCTTCTGGATGTGCTCCCACTGGGAGGTCAGACGCTGCACGTCGCGCGTGAGCTGCTCCTCCGTCGCGCCCTCGGCCGCCGTACGGACGATCACGCCGCTGGATTCGGGAAGGACTTCCTTGAGGATGCGCTTCAGGCGCGCACGCTCGTTGTCCGGGAGCTTGCGGCTGATGCCGTTCATCGATCCGCCGGGCACGTACACGAGGTAGCGGCCGGGGAGGGAGATCTGGCTGGTGAGTCGCGCACCCTTGTGCCCGACGGGGTCCTTGGTGACCTGTACGAGCACCCGGTCGCCGGGCTTCAGAGCCAGTTCGATGCGACGCGGCTGGTTGCCCGTCTCGACGCCGTCCCAGTCGACCTCGCCGGAGTAGAGCACGGCGTTGCGGCCTCGGCCGATGTCGACGAACGCGGCTTCCATGCTGGGCAGCACGTTCTGCACGCGACCGAGGTACACGTTGCCGATCAGGGACGCGTCCTGATTGCGTGCGACGTAGTGCTCGACGAGGACCGCATCCTCGAGGACACCGATCTGCGTACGACCGTTCTTGGAGCGGACGACCATCTTGCGGTCGACGGACTCGCGCCGGGCGAGGAACTCCGCCTCGGTGACGACAGGGCGCCGACGGCCCGCATCGCGTCCGTCACGTCGGCGCTGCTTCTTCGCCTCAAGACGCGTCGATCCCTTGATCGCCTTCGGCTCGGTGATGTACTCGACGGCGCGCTGCCGCTGACGCGGCTCATCGCGCTGATCGTCGTCGTCGCGCCCGCCGCGGCGACGACGCCCGCGGCGGTTGGACGGAGCCTCGTCCTGATCCTCGTCGCGGACGTCGGTCCGGTCACGGCCCGGCCGAGCGGGCAGCGGCGTGATCTCCGGAGCGTAGAAGTGCAGTTGCGTCGACACCCGCGACACGAAGACCTCGGGCAGGAGCCCCAGGCTCACCGCTGTCAGTGCCTTCGGCTTCTCCGGCTCGGGTGCGGGCTTCGAGGCCTGAGCCGTGGCGTCAGTCTCGGCAGCGACGGTCTCAGCCTGCGTCTCGGCATCCGCCTTCGCCTCGGAATCGGCATCCGTCTGCGTCCCGGCATCCGCCTTCGCCTTGGAGTCGGCATCCGCCTTCGTCTCGGCGCCGGCCGTCGCCTCCGACTCGGCCGTACCGGCCGGCGTGTGGGGCTCGGCCTCAGCGATCGGCTCCGCCTCGGCCTGCGGCTCGGCAGGAGTCTGCTCAGCCGTCGCCTCCGACGACTCGGCGCTGTCTTCGGCGGCGGCCGTGTCAGCCTGCGGCTCCGTCACCGCGACCGCTTCCGGAGCGTCCGGCGCTAGCGCGCCCGCTTCTTTCGCATCGAGGGTCGGGGTGTTGTTGTCATTGTTCTCATCGGCCATCTCTGGCGTGCTCCCTGCGCGGACACTTCGTGTTCCGCGAAATCTCGTGCGGCACCCGCGGGTGCCGCGAACTCAATCGGTGTGCGACCGGCTCATGGCTCTGATCGCGAGGGGCATGGGGCCCCGAAGTCTGCGTCGATGCGAAGTACGGCACGCCGTGCGGTGCATCACCGACCATTATCGCATCACATCGGCCGGTTCGTGGCATCCTTCTGTCGACGGCCTCGAATACACGGCCCTGTCTCGCCGCATCCATAGCGATCGCTGAGATAATCCCGACATGAGTGAGACGCGTCCCCGCCCCACCCTGTACGCCGTCTGGCTCATCGTGGCCAGTGTCATCGGGTGGTGGGCCGCGTTCCAACTCACCGTCGAGAAGTTCGCGCTGCTGGCCGACCCCGATGCGTCCCTGAGCTGCGATCTCAGCGCCTTCATCCAGTGCGGCAAGAACCTGGAGTCCTGGCAGGGATCGGTGTTCGGCTTCCCGAACCCCATCCTCGGCCTCACCGGCTGGATGGCCCCGCTCGTGGTGGGCGTCGCCGTCCTCGCCGGCGCCCGCTTCCCCCGCTGGTTCTGGGCGCTGTTCGGGGCCGGCATCACGTTCGCGTTCGGCTTCGTGTGCTGGCTGATCAGCCAGAGCATCTACGAGCTCATCGTGCTGTGCCCGTGGTGCATGGTGACCTGGGCCGTCACCATCCCGACGTTCTTCGCCACCGCCGTCCACCTGTTGCGCAACGGCACGATCTCGCGGTCGGAGAAGGTGCGCGCTCGTGCCGAGAAGCTGATGGCCTGGGTCCCGCTGGCGACGATCCTCGCCTACGCGATCATCATCGCGATGGCGCAGGCGAAGGGGATCGACTTCCTCGGCGAGATGGCGGGTCTCCTCTTCTGATCAGACGACAGAACCCGCCTGCTCGATGCAGACGGGTTCTGTGGGACGGCAGAGGTCAGTCGAACCAGATTCCCAGTTCGCGCTGTGCGGACTCCGGGCTGTCGGAGCCGTGCACGAGGTTCTGCTGGACAGCGAGACCCCAGTCGCGGCCGAAGTCTCCGCGGATCGTGCCCGGTGCGGCCGACGTCGGGTCGGTCGTGCCCGCGAGGGAGCGGAAGCCCTCGATGACACGGTTGCCCGCGACGCGGATCGCCACGGACGGGCCGGACATCATGAACTCCAGCAGCGGCTCGTAGAAGGGCTTGCCCTCGTGCTCGGCGTAGTGCTCGGCCAGCAGGTCGCGGTCGGGCTCGACGAGACGGATGTCGACGAGTGCATATCCCTTCGCCTCGATCCGCGCGAGGATGGCGCCGGTGAGCCCGCGGGCGACCCCGTCCGGCTTGACGAGGACGAGGGTTTCTTCGATGGCCATGTCAGTCGCTCTCTGTGTGAGTGTCGGTTGCGTCGTGGTCCGGGGTCGCGGCGGCGGGTGGCCGCGCATCCAATCGGGCCCCCATGATCGTCGCATACGCCCACATGCCTCCGAAAACCAGCACGACGAGCAGCGTCGCGGGGACGAAGAACGCCGAGAGCGCGACGACGACCTGAAGGACCCAGCCCGCGGCGATCGCCCACGGCTTCGTGATCATTCCCGCCACGGCCACCATCGCGATCGCGACGATGGCTGCACCGATGATCGCCCACCACGGCGGGATGCCGTCGGGGAGACTGCGCAGACCGAAGATGGTGAACCCCACAAGCAGGACGATGACGGCCTCGAAGCCGAGCACGACGGGGGCGAGCTTCTGCACGAGCGTGCGCGGCGGGCGCGGAGGACGATGCGCTCCGCCCTCGGACCGGGGGGTCATGCGCGCCATCCGGACTTCCAGTCCTCTTCCTCCGACAGGGCGATCGCCTCCCCGGCGAGGACGATCGAGCCGGCGATCACGACGGCACGACGCTCGGACGAGGCCGCCCACTCGCGCGCCGCGTCCGCCGCATCCGCCAGAGACGGGTGCACGGTGACCCGGTGCCCGGCGTTCTCGACGAGGTCGGCGATGTGGTCGGCGTCGCTGGCGCGGTCGGAGTCGGGCGCGGTGGCGAACACGTGCGCGGCGACAGGGGCGAGGCGATCGACGATGCCCGCCGCGTCCTTGTCCGCGAGGACGCCGAGCACGAGACCCCACTCGTCGAAGTCGAAGCTGTCGTCCAGCGACTGTGCGAGCGCCTCGGCGCCGTGCGGGTTGTGGGCAGCGTCGACGACGACGGTCGGCATGATGCCCAGCAGCTGCAGGCGCCCGGGCGATGTCGCACCCTGCAGCCCATCCGTGATGATGTCATCCGCCACGCGCTGCGAACCGGCCCCGATGAGCGACTCGACCGCAGCGATTGCGAGGGCGGCGTTGTGTCCCTGGTGCGCGCCGTACAGGGGAAGGTACTCCTCGACGTATGCA from the Microbacterium ginsengiterrae genome contains:
- the obgE gene encoding GTPase ObgE, producing the protein MVTFVDTVTLHLRAGKGGNGCVSVHREKFKPLGGPDGGNGGDGGDIVLVADPQTGTLLSYHHSPHRASGNGGFGMGDHRSGFEGETLELPVPVGTVVKTPEGEVLIDMVTPGERFVVAEGGRGGLGNAALAGPKRKAPGFALLGTPGFEGDVVLELKTVADVALVGYPSAGKSSLIAAVSAARPKIADYPFTTLHPNLGVVQAGDARYTVADVPGLIEGASEGRGLGLEFLRHVERCSALLHVLDCATLEPGRDPISDLDVILAELAAYEVPEGQTPLLERPQLVALNKIDVPEARDLADLVRPELEARGFRVFDISTVSHEGLRPLTFALGEIVEKHRAETAVEVPTERVVIRPKGAQKPFSIRVEGGSYGTYYRILGEKPVRWVQQTDFQNEEAVGYLADRLERLGVEDELFRLGATPGATVVIGEGDGLIFDWEPSMRSAAELMTAPRGTDPRFAPNSRRTTSERREQYYERMDARTAYRAEQDEKRRATAGQDVEGELE
- the rpmA gene encoding 50S ribosomal protein L27, with translation MAHKKGASSTRNGRDSNAQRLGVKRFGGQQVNAGEIIVRQRGTHFHPGVNVGRGGDDTLFALEAGAVEFGAKGGRKVVNIVAAAQ
- the rplU gene encoding 50S ribosomal protein L21, with the translated sequence MVYAVVRAGGRQEKVEVGTIVQLDRVQAAQGEKIELPAVLLVDGSTVTTDADKLAKVTVTAEVIGNLRGPKIVIQKYKNKTGYKKRQGHRQELTRVKITGIK
- a CDS encoding DUF4031 domain-containing protein; the protein is MTVLIDDPIWPAHGRLWAHLVSDSSLDELHAFARRNALPPRSFDQDHYDVPEESLPRLLAAGAERVGGKELVRRLIASGLRVPARDRRG
- a CDS encoding Rne/Rng family ribonuclease, producing the protein MADENNDNNTPTLDAKEAGALAPDAPEAVAVTEPQADTAAAEDSAESSEATAEQTPAEPQAEAEPIAEAEPHTPAGTAESEATAGAETKADADSKAKADAGTQTDADSEAKADAETQAETVAAETDATAQASKPAPEPEKPKALTAVSLGLLPEVFVSRVSTQLHFYAPEITPLPARPGRDRTDVRDEDQDEAPSNRRGRRRRGGRDDDDQRDEPRQRQRAVEYITEPKAIKGSTRLEAKKQRRRDGRDAGRRRPVVTEAEFLARRESVDRKMVVRSKNGRTQIGVLEDAVLVEHYVARNQDASLIGNVYLGRVQNVLPSMEAAFVDIGRGRNAVLYSGEVDWDGVETGNQPRRIELALKPGDRVLVQVTKDPVGHKGARLTSQISLPGRYLVYVPGGSMNGISRKLPDNERARLKRILKEVLPESSGVIVRTAAEGATEEQLTRDVQRLTSQWEHIQKQVASQQAPALLHAEPDLLVKIVRDVFNEDFTKMLIQGEESQRTIRAYLESVAPDLLERVEAYEDDVDPFDAFRITEQIEKALDRKVWLPSGGSLVIDRTEAMTVVDVNTGKFVGSGGNLEETVTKNNLEAAEEIVRQLRLRDIGGIIVVDFIDMVLESNRDLVLRRLVECLSRDRTKHQVAEVTSLGLVQMTRKKLGLGLLETFSEACEVCAGRGVVVHHDPVVKHRSNSNGQTGGRRQRGGGQQNQNTQQNAPVAHAIPEGAKTALAQIAASTLAPSAEPVTEAEPAVEVEQAPAQERPKKPRRKRGSDRGAAPKSPAEQLLDSVLDALPEPKAPGQGRNRRRVTTAALTGTPVSVNTSSASVAGGDSKS
- a CDS encoding vitamin K epoxide reductase family protein; its protein translation is MSETRPRPTLYAVWLIVASVIGWWAAFQLTVEKFALLADPDASLSCDLSAFIQCGKNLESWQGSVFGFPNPILGLTGWMAPLVVGVAVLAGARFPRWFWALFGAGITFAFGFVCWLISQSIYELIVLCPWCMVTWAVTIPTFFATAVHLLRNGTISRSEKVRARAEKLMAWVPLATILAYAIIIAMAQAKGIDFLGEMAGLLF
- the ndk gene encoding nucleoside-diphosphate kinase, which codes for MAIEETLVLVKPDGVARGLTGAILARIEAKGYALVDIRLVEPDRDLLAEHYAEHEGKPFYEPLLEFMMSGPSVAIRVAGNRVIEGFRSLAGTTDPTSAAPGTIRGDFGRDWGLAVQQNLVHGSDSPESAQRELGIWFD
- a CDS encoding DUF4233 domain-containing protein codes for the protein MTPRSEGGAHRPPRPPRTLVQKLAPVVLGFEAVIVLLVGFTIFGLRSLPDGIPPWWAIIGAAIVAIAMVAVAGMITKPWAIAAGWVLQVVVALSAFFVPATLLVVLVFGGMWAYATIMGARLDARPPAAATPDHDATDTHTESD